From the genome of Amycolatopsis granulosa:
CACCACCCCGCGCGGCACGGCGGCGGGACGCGTGGTCCGGGAAGCCGCTGCGGCCCACGGGATCGCCGTCCGGCCGGAGGGCGCCGCGCTGGTGGTGGTCTCGGGCTGGGCGCGGGCGGCCTCGGCGCTGGACGGTGCGGCCGCCGCGCAACGGGAACAGCCGGCGTACCCGTTCGGCCTTTACGTCGCGCCGTGGCTGCTGACCGGGCCGCTGGTGAACAGCGTGGCGAGCTCGACGGTGCCGCTGCGGTTCGACCCGCGTGAACAGGCGGCGGTCAGCTACGCGGTGGCGCTGGACAACGCGTTTCCCGGTGAGGCGGCGACCGTGACCGGGTTCCGGCAGTGGCTCGGCCCGGAACAGCCGGCCGCGCCACGGGTCCAGCTGTTCGCGTCGGCACAGGTCAACGCGATGCCGATGTTGCCGGGCCAGCCGCACGCGCCGGGCATGGACTCGCCCGGTGCCGGACCCGGGTTCTTCGTTCCACAGGGGACGGTCGTGCCGGTCAGTTTTCCGCTCGGATGACCCGGGCGGAGCAGGAAAGGAGAGTGCAGGAAGTGCGCAGGAGTGTGGTGAGGGTGCTGGCCGGTGGCGTGATCGCGGCCGCGGCGTTCGGTGCCGGTGGCGGTGTCGCGAGCGCCGGCGAGGTGCCCATCTGGGCCGTGTCCGGGGCGGATGCCGGTCCGCTGCTCGACCCGGCGATCGGGGCGCCGGCCACGGCGCTCGCACCGGTCTTCGGACTGTTGACCGAACTGGCCGGCTGACGCCGGGCACGCGAGAGGGCCCCGCACCAGGTGGGTGGTGCGGGGCCCTCTTGGTGCTCAGCTCAGCCGAAGCTCGGCAGGAGCTTGCCCGGCGCGGCGTTGACGGACCGGACCAGCCCGATCACCGGCACGCCCAGCGGCGCGAAGGTGTAGGCGTTGTTGAGGTTGGTCGTGTCCGGCTCGTCCACGACGGCCACCTCGCCCGGCGCGGGTGCGGCCAGCGCGGGTGCCGCGGCGCCGAACACGGCCGCCCCGGCGAGGGCGCTCGCGACGAGGCCCCGGATCACGGTCTTCTGCATGGTCCCACCTTTCTCACCTGTCGGGGATTGTGTTACCCCGCAACGAGAATGGCAGGACAACCGGGTGGTTGTCCTGCCATTCCAGCGCTTGGGAATCAGCAGATGGAATCCGCCGGCTTCGGGTTGGCGAGCCCGAACAACGGGCGCAGCTTCAGGCCGATCCACGTGCCGCCGAGGGCGAACACGCCCCACAGCCAGCCGTGCAGGCTGCCGGTGGAGATGCCGGCCAGGTAGGCGCCGATGTTGCAGCCGCCGGCCAGCCGGGCACCGATGCCCATGAGGATTCCGCCGAGGACGGATGCGACGGCGGTGCGCCACGGGATCTCGGAGTGGATCTTCCAGGTGCCCGCCGCCGCGGCGGCGACCGCCGCGCCCAGGATGATGCCGATGTCGGTGAGGCTGGTCTTGTCCGTCCAGATCGGACCGGCCAGCGACTTGGCGTTGCTGGTGGTCTGCCAGAACTCCCAGGTCTCCGGGTGCAGACCGAGCAGCTGCAGGAACTTGGCGCCCCACAACGCGAAGGCGAACGTGACGCCCCAGGTGCCGCCGGAGACGAGCACGACCGCACCGGCGAGCACGGCCAGCACGACGGCGCCGGCCAGCAGCGGCCACGAGCCGCGGAAGACGCGCGCGACGCCCTTCGCGGTCGGCGGGACGCCCACCGGCGGCGGGTTGCGGCGCGCCTGCACGATCCGGGTCACGACGACGACGAGCCCGAGCACGGCGACGGTGATCGCCCACGAACCCCACCAGCCGACGTGGTCGGCGAGCAGCACACCGGACACCTGCGGCCAGCCGTTGAAGACCGGGAACGCCCAGGTGTAGAGGACCGACCCGGCGATGAAGCCGCCGAGCGTGAGCACGATCGACGACTGTCCCGCCCCGACCGCGAACAGCGTGCCCGACGCGCACGCGCCGCCGAGCTGCATGCCGACCGCGAACAGCGTTGCCCCGACGAACAACGCCAGCCCGATCGGGCCTGCGGTCGCCTTCGGCGTGGTGCCGAACAAGCCGGTCCCGGTGCCGATGAGCAGCGCGACCAGCGTCGCGGCCGTGCCGAGCAGCAGCGCGTGCGCCCGCAGGCCCTCGCCGTTGCCGACGGCCAGCAGCTGCCGCCAGGCGGAGGTGAACCCGAAGCGCGAGTGGTAGAGGGCAACGCCCAGGAACAGTCCGATGACCAGCAGTGCGCCGAACTTGCCGCCGTAGGTGGCCCAGACGTACCAGCTCAGCGCGACCGCCCCGGCGGCGGAGATCAGCAGCGGGACCTTGCGGACCGGCTGCTCCGGCTCCGGGATCGGCGCCGCGCACGAAGTGGGCGAGCGCAGCAGGAAGTTGCCGGCCGGCGGCCGGTCGGTGACAGCGGACACAGAGCACTCCAAAACGGACCACGGGGATGAGCCACGGACCACGTTAAGACTCCGTGAACCGTTCGCCCAGCTCATCCCACACTGCGGTACGCCATCAGGTGGCTGGGGTCGCGGACGAACCCCAGCCGCTCGTAGAACGGCACGACATCCGGCGCCGCCACGAGCTGCACCCGTCGTGCGCCAGCGACTTCGACCAGCCGCCGCACCATCCGTTGCCCGAGTCCGCGGCCCTGGTGTCCGGGGT
Proteins encoded in this window:
- a CDS encoding YeeE/YedE thiosulfate transporter family protein, which codes for MSAVTDRPPAGNFLLRSPTSCAAPIPEPEQPVRKVPLLISAAGAVALSWYVWATYGGKFGALLVIGLFLGVALYHSRFGFTSAWRQLLAVGNGEGLRAHALLLGTAATLVALLIGTGTGLFGTTPKATAGPIGLALFVGATLFAVGMQLGGACASGTLFAVGAGQSSIVLTLGGFIAGSVLYTWAFPVFNGWPQVSGVLLADHVGWWGSWAITVAVLGLVVVVTRIVQARRNPPPVGVPPTAKGVARVFRGSWPLLAGAVVLAVLAGAVVLVSGGTWGVTFAFALWGAKFLQLLGLHPETWEFWQTTSNAKSLAGPIWTDKTSLTDIGIILGAAVAAAAAGTWKIHSEIPWRTAVASVLGGILMGIGARLAGGCNIGAYLAGISTGSLHGWLWGVFALGGTWIGLKLRPLFGLANPKPADSIC